The DNA segment ATCCGGGTTCAGGTGGGAAGAACCGGGGCGCTCACGCCGGTGGCGCGGTTGGAGCCGGTTAATGTCGGCGGCGTGATGGTCAGCCGGGCCTCGCTTCATAATGAGGATGAGGTCAGGAAAAAAGATGTCCGGATCGGGGATGAGGTATTCGTGCAGCGGGCCGGAGACGTGATTCCTGAGGTGGTGAAGGTGATCACCGCTTCGCGGGACGGCTCTGAATTGCCGTTTGAGATGCCCAAAACATGTCCGGTCTGCGGCGCCCGGGCGGTTCGGGATGAGGAGGCGATTACCCGCTGCATCAACGTCAACTGCCCGGCCCAGCTAAAGGCCAATATCAAGCACCTGGCGTCCAAGGCGGCGTTTGATATTGACGGGCTGGGGGATAAGCTGATTGACCAGCTGGTGGAGAAAAATTACGTGGCCTCGTATGCGGATATTTTCAAGCTTTCCCGGGATCAGCTGAGAGAGCTTGAGCGCATGGGGGATAAATCCGCCGAGAATCTTGTCAATGCCATTTCAGAGAGCAAAAAAATTTCTTTGGCGCGATTTCTGTATGCCATCGGTATCCGGCATGTGGGCCAGCATACCGCCAGTATCCTTGCAGAGCGCTACACGGATTTGGATGCGTTATCCCGGGCATCCACCGAAGAGCTGGAAGCCATAGACGGCATCGGGCCGGTGGTGGCATCAAGCATTTACGAGTTTTTCAGCCGGCCGGAAAACTGGAAAACCATCCAGGCGATGCTGGATAGCGGGGTTGAGATCCAGACGCCGGCTGAAAGACCGCAGAGCAATCAACTGGCCGGCCGCACCTTTGTGCTGACCGGTAAGCTTGAAACCATGACCCGGGATGAGGCCAGGCAGGAGATTGAATCGGCCGGCGGCAAAGTGGCCGGCTCGGTCAGCAGCAAAACCGATTATGTGGTTGCCGGCGAATCCCCGGGCTCAAAGATGGAGAAAGCCAGAGCGCTCGGGATTGCCGTTTTAAGCGAAGCTGATTTCAAGGCGCTTGTTTCCTGAACTTTTTCTCTGCTTTGCGTTGACGCGGACAAATGTTTAGTGATTAGAATTGGAGGTGATAGCTATGGCAGACAAAAAACGCGTACGGGCAATCATCGAGGGACGCGTCCAGGGCGTTAATTTTCGAATGGAAACCATGCGGGCGGCTGAACAGATCGGGGTTAACGGCTGGGTCCGCAATAAATCCGACGGAAATGTTGAGGCCCTGATAGAGGGAGATGCGGAAAAAGTCGATCAGATGCTGGAATGGTGCCGAAAGGGGCCGCCCGTTGCCAATGTAACGGATATTGATATAACAGAAGAAACTTATAAGGGCGATATGCAGGGGTTTGATGTTCGGTATACCATGTAAGCAAAGAATTCCGGCCTAAAGGCCAGCCAGCTTGAAAAGCAAATAAAAAAAGAGGCAGTAACTTCCGCAGGGAAATTACTGCCTCTTAATCATTCAAATGCATTTTTGCAGCTTAAACCGATTCCCTTAACATCTTGCCGGGCTTGAATTTTACAACGTTGCGGGCTTTGATCTTGATGGGATCCCCGGTCTGGGGATTGCGGCCGGTTCTGGCTTTGCGGCGGACTTTCGCGAATGTGCCGAATCCTACCAGCGTCACTTTGCCATCTTTTTTCTTGAGTGCTTTGGTAACGCCGTCCATGAAGGAGTTCAACGCGGCGCTTGCAGCAACCTTTGAAATCCCGGCATCTTTGGCCATTTTTTCGACGATTTCTGCTTTAGTCATACTTCCCTCCCTTTTTTTGATTTAAAGGTTAAAAAAGCCCTGATTAATTGGAACCTTATAGGAGGCATTACCCCATGTCAATACATAAAATGCGATTTTTTCAATTTTTTTTAAAATAATATTCTGTTAAGCACCTTATCCATTGCGTTTTGAACCGTCAAAGCATCAAGATGCTGTATTAGTATGAAATGATACCCCCATTATCATGGCGTCTGGCGATGTATGGCGGTTAATTTAATGCGAAGAGGCTAAACCCTGATATGGCCATGGAGAAGGGGGGTAGAAAGACCGCATTCGGAAAGGAATTTTTTTAAATTTTGCAAATCAGGCTGCCGCCGCTTCCTTATCAATTCTATGTTTCCGCAGCCTAAAACAGCGCATCAATGAACATCTGCGGATCGAACGGCTGGAGGTCGGAAATTTTTTCGCCAATGCCGATATAGCGTATCGGTATGTTAAGGACATGGCTGATGCCGATGACAATGCCGCCTTTGGCTGTGCCATCCAGTTTGGTCAGCGCAATACCCGTAATCCCCATGTCCTGATGAAACATTTTTGCCTGGGAGATGGCATTCTGGCCGGTGGTGGCGTCAACGACCAGCAGGATTTCATGGGGGGCATCCGGGATCTGCCGGGAAACCGTGCGCTTTATTTTTTTGAGCTGCTCCATCAGATTGACCTTGGTGTGCAGCCGGCCGGCGGTGTCTATGATCACGATGTCTGAATTTCGCGCCTGTCCAGCCTGCACCGCGTCATAGGCCACGGCCGCCGGGTCGGCTTTGTCCCGGTGCTTGACGATATCGGCCCCGGCCCGCTCGCCCCAGATTTCAAGCTGTTCCACCGCCGCGGCCCGGAATGTGTCCGCAGCCCCCAGAACCACACTTTTGCCCTCGGATCGATACTTGGCGGCAAGTTTGCCGATGGTCGTGGTTTTGCCTACCCCGTTGACGCCCACAACCATGATAACATACGGCTTGGTAAGGCATGGCGGCGGCTCACCGTAATCGATGAACGACTGCATTTCTGTTTTCAAAAGATTTTTGAATGCTGTCATATCATTTACGGATGTTTTCGCCCGGGAAATCCGGTCGATCAGCTCCATGCTTGTGTCAACACCGACATCTGCGGTAATCAGGGCCTCCTCGATCTGCTCAAGCGCCTCCTCGTCAATGCCGCCGCCTGAAAAAGCAGATTCGATTTGCCTGGAAAATGACTGCCGGGTTTTGGATAACCCGTTTTTAAGGCGTCCGAAAAAACCGACCGCTTCCGCTTCCTCTTTCTCTTCCGCTTCGATCTCAGGTGCCGGCGGTTCGGCTTCCGGCATTTCCGGCTCAGTTTCTGCTTCGGCCGCCGTAATTTCAGCTGTTTTTCCAGTATCCCAGGGAGCCGGCCTTTCCGCTGCCGGCTCCTCTATCGCCGACGTCTCCGTTTCACCCGGCTTGATGCCCGCGATTTTTTTCAGCTTTCGCCGCCGCCGGATCCGCCGGATCATAAGTATCAGGAAAATAATCAGAAGAAATCCAAGGGTCTCCGGCAGAAACCCGGAGATGCGGGTTATTGTCCAGTCCAGGCCGAACTCGAGAAGGGCTATCAGATCAAGCGCAAATTCAATCATTGGAGCTTCCTTACAGGTTGCGAACTTTCGTTGTCAGTCGTTGTTTCATCCAGGATCCGTTCGACATCCACAGATACGATTTTTGAAACCCCGCTCTCGCCCATGGTAATGCCATAGAGCACATCAGCGAATTCCATGGAGTTTTTATTGTGGGTGACCATAATAATCTGGGATTTTTCACCGATGATCCGCAGCAGCTCGTTGAACCGGTGAATATTGACTTCATCGAGCGGTGCATCGATTTCATCCAGAAGACAGTAGGAGGCGGGGTTTATTAAAAAGATGGAAAAAATAAACGCAATGGCGGAAAGCGCTTTTTCCCCGCCGGAGAGAAGGCTCAGGCGGCTTAGCTTTTTGCCGGGCGGATGGATCATCAGTTCCACCCCGGTCTCCAGCGGATCATTCGGCTGGGTGAGCTCGAGCCATGCTTTGCCGCCTTCAAAGAGCTTTGGGAAGAGCTCGCGGAATTTTTCATTAATGGCTTCAAACGTATCCACAAAGAGTTTCTGCGTGATTTTGTTGATCCGCTGGATGACATTATGCAGGTCATTTAATGCGCTCACCAGGTCGTCGCGGTGTTCCACAAAAAAATCATACCTTGCCTTCTGCTCTTCATAGGCGGTAATGGCGGCTAAGTTCACCTCACCCAGGGATTCGATCTCTCTTTTTATTTCCGTGCGGTTTGCTTCTTCGCGCTCAATGGAAAAATCAGCGCTTTCCACCACCGGCCGGTATTCGTTTACATACCGGGTAAAGGAGTCGGCATATTGTTCCAGGAACCGGTTGGTCACATTATCCTGATTGATTTTGTACCGGGAGAGGTCGAGTTCCAGCTGATGCCGCTTTTCCTGGGCTTTGCTGAGGTGTTGTTTGGTTTTGGCGATGGTGCTCTCAATCGATTTGATCTGCTGACTCAGCGATTGATAGTCTTCTTCGGCTGCTTTAAGCGCGCTATTCATCTCCGCCATCGCGGTCTGCTCTTCAGCGATCCGTGTATTAAGGCTTTGGATGGATTCTTCCGCCTTATGCTGCCGCTCGGTTTTAATTTCAATGTCTGAGCGGATGTTTTCGATCTGATTGCCGCTGTCCTCGCTGAACTTGCGGAGCCGGCGAAGGGTTGAGCGGGAGGAATCGAGCTCTGCCTGGAGCTTTGTCATATCCATTTTTAAATTGACCTCGTGCTGGTCATGGGATTTGACGGTTTCAGAGAGCGTTTCGATGGTCTGCTTGGTTTCATTCACCGCGGCATCGGCTTCCGCGATATCCTGTTTAATGGCTTCCAGGGCGGTATCATGCTCTGCAATCTCGGTTTCGATGTCCTCCTTTTCCCCTTCCAGGCGCTCCTTTTCCAGGCAGATGATCTCATGTTGCCGCCGGGCATGTTTCAGCCGCTCGGCGGTTTTGTATAAATCCTTTTCTATCTGGGCCCGCTCCGTTTCGATGGTTTGCTTCTGCTCATTGATTTCGTAGAGCGTGGTCTCAAGCTGGCGGATATCCGCCTCAAGCGCGGACTGCTTGCTTTCTTCAGTGGTGATGCGTTCGCTCAAATCGGAAATGTTTTGATTCAATTCCCGGATTTCGTGCTTTTTCTCATAAATACCGGTCAGCTTGCCGGCGCTGCCGCCAACCATGACGCCGGTTGATGAGATGAAATCCCCGGATTTCGTTACCACGGGCGTGTCCGGCGTGGTTTTTTTGATCCGGAGCGCACTGTCAAAATCCTCCGCCACCCGTGTCCAGCCCACCAGGTGCCGGATGGTTGCCTCAAATCCGTTTTCGATACGTAAATGATTGATCAGAAAGTCGGTTCCGTTTTGATCCGGCGCGGGCAGGGGGGATTCATCTTCTAATGAATGCAGGGGCATGAATCCGCATCGGCCGGCATCTTTTTCCCTAAGGTAGTTAATCGCATCCGCGCCGGTCTGCCGGTCTGAAACCAGAATAAACTGGAGGGCCTCGCCAAGGCAGGCTTCAAGGGCCAATTCATAGCTGCCGGCCGGAGTGACGGCGTCTGCGATGGTTCCCAGAATCGCCTGGTCCGGCGATTTATTGCCGCCGGTCACCGCTTCCGGGTGCTTCATGATGTGCTTGACCCCGTCTTTATACCATTCGTAGTTTTCCTCCATTCTTTTAAGCGCGGAGTAGCGGGACCGCAGTTTGCTGCGCTCATTGATCAGGGTATTGACGGTTTTTACCTGTTTGCCGAGCGCCTCGTTTTTCTCTGAGAGCACCGACCGGGTGTCGTCAATCTGCGTCTTCAGGTCATCGAGTTCATGGCCCAGGCTTTCATGCCGTTCATTGGCATCGGCTTCCGCCTCGGAGAGCTCCTCAACCGTCTGCAATGCTTCGGCCTCATCGGTGATCAGCCGCTTGAGCCGTTTTTTCAGATTGTCCTTGTTGGCCTGGGCATTCTGGTAGATATTCTGATACTTGGCTTTATAGGCGGATAACTCCATTACCCGGCTTTGCTGGGTCTCCAGTTTTTCATTGGCGCTTTTTAATTGCTCGCGGATTTTCTTTGATTTGGCGCTTTCCTGTTCAATCGTGGTTTTAATTTCCTGGATATCCGCGGCAAGCCGTTTTTCATTTTCTGCTTCTTCGGCAATTTCCGCATCCAGCTGTTCATTTTTTTCAATCAGGTTTTGGTGGGAAGTCCGTAATTCATTGATTTCATCTGCCAGTCGGTCTTTTTCCTGCTGCCGATAGGCGAGTTCCGATTCCAGCTTATCAAGCTGCCGCTGTTTTTCGCTGGTTTTGGTTCGTTTGTCAGAAATGGCGGCCTCTTTTTCCGAGGTTTCCGATTGAAGCTGCTGAAGCCGGGAGTTTAAATCCGCCAGCGCATCCGACTGGTCGGCATCTTTTTGGGAAAGCGCCGCTAATTCAGCCTCGGCTTTTTCGATCTGCCTGGCATAGGTGAGGTAATAGTGCACGGCGACCCGGGTATCCGTTTCTTTGAGCCGGGCCTTGAGGTCTTTGTAATGTTTGGCGGTCTCGGCCTGCTTGAAGAGGCCGGAGAGCTGCTGTTCAATTTCCTCGATGATATCGTTTAAGCGGTCTAAATTCTGGCGGGTGGTCTGTACCTTTTGGAGTGCCTCCTTTTTTCGGGTTTTATACCGCATCACGCCCGCAGCTTCCTCGACAAAACTGCGCCGCTCTTCCGGCGAGGCTTCGGTAATGGCGCCGATATTGCCTTGCTGCACAATCGCGCAGGATCTGGAGCCCATGCCGGAACCAAGAAAAATATTGTGAATATCCTTTAACCGGCATGGCTGCTTATTCAGCAGATATACGCTTTCCCCGGAACGGTAGAGCCGGCGGGTGATCATGATTTCGGCGTACTGGTCCACCCCGTCCGGCAGATGGCCGCCGTCATTTGCGAGAATCAGGGAAACTTCGGCCAGGTTTAGAGCCGCCCGCTTGTCAGTGCCGGCAAAAATGACATCTCCACTAGACTTGCCCCGCAGCTGCTTGATGCTCTGCTCGCCCATCACCCACTTGATGGCATCAAAAATATTG comes from the Desulfobacterales bacterium genome and includes:
- a CDS encoding acylphosphatase; this encodes MADKKRVRAIIEGRVQGVNFRMETMRAAEQIGVNGWVRNKSDGNVEALIEGDAEKVDQMLEWCRKGPPVANVTDIDITEETYKGDMQGFDVRYTM
- the ftsY gene encoding signal recognition particle-docking protein FtsY — translated: MIEFALDLIALLEFGLDWTITRISGFLPETLGFLLIIFLILMIRRIRRRRKLKKIAGIKPGETETSAIEEPAAERPAPWDTGKTAEITAAEAETEPEMPEAEPPAPEIEAEEKEEAEAVGFFGRLKNGLSKTRQSFSRQIESAFSGGGIDEEALEQIEEALITADVGVDTSMELIDRISRAKTSVNDMTAFKNLLKTEMQSFIDYGEPPPCLTKPYVIMVVGVNGVGKTTTIGKLAAKYRSEGKSVVLGAADTFRAAAVEQLEIWGERAGADIVKHRDKADPAAVAYDAVQAGQARNSDIVIIDTAGRLHTKVNLMEQLKKIKRTVSRQIPDAPHEILLVVDATTGQNAISQAKMFHQDMGITGIALTKLDGTAKGGIVIGISHVLNIPIRYIGIGEKISDLQPFDPQMFIDALF
- the ligA gene encoding NAD-dependent DNA ligase LigA, translated to MAGGVDPETEERAAYLQKELHRHNYRYFVLDDPEISDAEYDRMMQELISLENTCPELARPDSPTARVGSEPLDKFETVAHSIPMLSLDKGFSENELIAFDQRVKRFLDTAEEILYTAEPKLDGVAVELVYENGRLTMASTRGDGQVGEVITPNIKTISSVPLVITPAGSQKVPETLEVRGEVIITKDNFEALNKRRLAENQSLFANPRNAAAGSLRQLDSRITARRPLEIYVYGVGVAPELTAADSHAEVLRRLENLGFRINPLIRYQIDISKALAYYRELNEKRLSLGYEIDGMVVKVDRFSFQQELVANSKRSRRASPPWAIAIKFAALQERTKVVDIRVQVGRTGALTPVARLEPVNVGGVMVSRASLHNEDEVRKKDVRIGDEVFVQRAGDVIPEVVKVITASRDGSELPFEMPKTCPVCGARAVRDEEAITRCINVNCPAQLKANIKHLASKAAFDIDGLGDKLIDQLVEKNYVASYADIFKLSRDQLRELERMGDKSAENLVNAISESKKISLARFLYAIGIRHVGQHTASILAERYTDLDALSRASTEELEAIDGIGPVVASSIYEFFSRPENWKTIQAMLDSGVEIQTPAERPQSNQLAGRTFVLTGKLETMTRDEARQEIESAGGKVAGSVSSKTDYVVAGESPGSKMEKARALGIAVLSEADFKALVS
- the smc gene encoding chromosome segregation protein SMC — encoded protein: MRLKRLEISGFKSFPDKCAIDFPPGISAVVGPNGCGKSNIFDAIKWVMGEQSIKQLRGKSSGDVIFAGTDKRAALNLAEVSLILANDGGHLPDGVDQYAEIMITRRLYRSGESVYLLNKQPCRLKDIHNIFLGSGMGSRSCAIVQQGNIGAITEASPEERRSFVEEAAGVMRYKTRKKEALQKVQTTRQNLDRLNDIIEEIEQQLSGLFKQAETAKHYKDLKARLKETDTRVAVHYYLTYARQIEKAEAELAALSQKDADQSDALADLNSRLQQLQSETSEKEAAISDKRTKTSEKQRQLDKLESELAYRQQEKDRLADEINELRTSHQNLIEKNEQLDAEIAEEAENEKRLAADIQEIKTTIEQESAKSKKIREQLKSANEKLETQQSRVMELSAYKAKYQNIYQNAQANKDNLKKRLKRLITDEAEALQTVEELSEAEADANERHESLGHELDDLKTQIDDTRSVLSEKNEALGKQVKTVNTLINERSKLRSRYSALKRMEENYEWYKDGVKHIMKHPEAVTGGNKSPDQAILGTIADAVTPAGSYELALEACLGEALQFILVSDRQTGADAINYLREKDAGRCGFMPLHSLEDESPLPAPDQNGTDFLINHLRIENGFEATIRHLVGWTRVAEDFDSALRIKKTTPDTPVVTKSGDFISSTGVMVGGSAGKLTGIYEKKHEIRELNQNISDLSERITTEESKQSALEADIRQLETTLYEINEQKQTIETERAQIEKDLYKTAERLKHARRQHEIICLEKERLEGEKEDIETEIAEHDTALEAIKQDIAEADAAVNETKQTIETLSETVKSHDQHEVNLKMDMTKLQAELDSSRSTLRRLRKFSEDSGNQIENIRSDIEIKTERQHKAEESIQSLNTRIAEEQTAMAEMNSALKAAEEDYQSLSQQIKSIESTIAKTKQHLSKAQEKRHQLELDLSRYKINQDNVTNRFLEQYADSFTRYVNEYRPVVESADFSIEREEANRTEIKREIESLGEVNLAAITAYEEQKARYDFFVEHRDDLVSALNDLHNVIQRINKITQKLFVDTFEAINEKFRELFPKLFEGGKAWLELTQPNDPLETGVELMIHPPGKKLSRLSLLSGGEKALSAIAFIFSIFLINPASYCLLDEIDAPLDEVNIHRFNELLRIIGEKSQIIMVTHNKNSMEFADVLYGITMGESGVSKIVSVDVERILDETTTDNESSQPVRKLQ
- a CDS encoding HU family DNA-binding protein — protein: MTKAEIVEKMAKDAGISKVAASAALNSFMDGVTKALKKKDGKVTLVGFGTFAKVRRKARTGRNPQTGDPIKIKARNVVKFKPGKMLRESV